The stretch of DNA GACATGCACGCAAGTAAACGCAGATCTTTAGTGCCCAAACTACTATTGTCCGCAGCGGTCGGGGACGAACCCAACCATGTCCGCACGAACGTCGTACACCACCTCCGTCGTCTCCTGCGCCAAGGTCCCGATGACCGCCGCGACCCCGGGCGGGTAGACAGCCCACGGCGGCGCGGCAAACGCGAGGCACCCTGCCGAGAAGACGTGGTCGCGGTCCTCGAAGTACATCATCTGCCGGATGCCGAGCTCCAGGCTCGCGTCGCTATCGAACGTGAGCGTCACGTGCGGCACGTCGATCTTCCTCAGGCCGGTGAAGTTGTAGCACGTGTCGAGGAAACCCATCGGCGGCGCCACCGGATACTGCGCCATCTGCTCCTTGAACTGGTCGCGGAGGGCCGCGTAGGTCTCCGGCATCAGGTAGGTGAAGGTGGTGCGCAGCGCCATGAGCGCGTCGCCGGCGGGGACCGGGATGACCGGCCTACCGGTGCCTAGGCTTAATCCGGCGAGCCGGACGAAGTACGAGTTGGGAAGGGCCGCGTTACTCCGTAGCGGGGTGTAGCTCACCTTGCGTTCTGGGCCTGGAAGGGGTGCGCCGATGGAGAGGAAGCCCCGGGCGCCCGTCCAAGTCGGCAGGCAGTAGGAGAAGGCCGCCGTGTCCGGAGACGAAGGGGCTCGGGACGGCAGTGAGTGGCTGTCCCGGCCGAGATCGAGAAGGCCGGATGAGCGGCCAGCCGTTCTGCCGCCCATCTCCATGCAGTTGGCCCTGAAGTTATCCACGGTGGTCGGCGTGGATCGAGAGAACGTGAGCGTGTCTGTCACGACGGTGACACTCGATATCACGGCGCCGTTCTTGGCCACGGTGGTGCTGGCGCAGCTGGGTCCGGAGCAAGCTTCCAGCGGGCAGTCCGGCGAGCCGCACGGAACATGGGCGACGGAGGAGGACCGGGACGGGTCGAAAGCGCCTGGCTTGCAGTTGCAGTGGAGGAGCGTGGCTCCGCCCGCCCCGGCGTCGAACCCCACGGTGAGGTTCTGCGCCGGAGTGCCGTACCCGACGACGACGTGGTACTCGGACTCGGACGTGCCCGGGAGAGTGACGAGGGGACTGCGGGGTCTGCGAGTGACGGGGAGGGAGTTGGGTGGCGGTGCGTGCTGGGCTTTGTAGGCCGCGTACCGGGCCTGGGTGGAAATACCGGCGTCGAACTCGAACGTGAGCATGACGGGGgccaggagaagaagaagaagaagaagcaggcgCAGCAAGTGCACGGAGGAAATCATGGCTGGAGTCACAATTGCTTGTGTGTAAGCTGCTGCCCATATATACATATATAGGACCCGCCAGCTCTTAATTTTCATTATATTGTAGAGTGCGGTGGTGAACTGATGGTGATTGATTGTCTCGTCCCTCGTCTCGTGCATATGGAAAAGATTTTTTTTGAACAAGATATGGAGAAGATGATGATCGGGATTAACGCCAGAGCTTTGCTGGTAAAGAGGAAACAGAGGCACTTGGCAAATGGCAACTCTCCAGTCCAAAAAGAAATATCAACACCATGGTGTCGTCGTCATTCTTGGAGTTGTCGATCGTTCATGGCGCCATCCCGGTGGTGGCAACGGTGATCTGTCCATGGAGAACCGACGATGGATGCCCAAAGGAGAAGGTTGGTGTTTTTTAAGCATCACACGAAGCTTCCCTTCAATTTAGTCATATATGCATTACATCAGATAGGTGGTGGATGATGTTCATTGTTGCTGATGTAGATGTAGTTCATTTCAATGGGTGTTTCGGAGCTCGCCTTTTCTATAATCATATACTCCCTATatctcaaaataagtgtctcaactccCTTTATTTTAAGATGAAGGAAGTATCATTTTATGTGTGTGCACTGATGTTGATTGTGTGTGTATCCTAATCATCTAGAAGCGGGCTGTATACTCATGACGTTTGTATTCCCTTAATGCGGCAATATGAGCCAATAAACCACCCTTTATCAGAAAATAATTGAAAACAACCACATGAGATAGGTGATCGAGTAACAAAAACTAGCCAAGTTGAGTACTGTAATGGTTGACGTAACGCAAAAAGATGCGACAATGGATGCCGAGAAGGCTGGTGTTTTTAGATATAACATGGTGCTAAGCTTTATTTATACACATGGAATGGAATACATAAACTAAGGGATCACGTGATAACAATAACAAAGATCACAGTGttaggaagggggggggggggtagattGAACTAGTCCACAACAATTACGCCCACAAGTAGGCCTACAAGTCTATCGTCATGTTCAATGCCTCAGTCGGTCAAGAGATCACCCGGAGTGCTCCTAATCTTCACCTCTAGGGAGTAGGCACTATTATATAAGCCGCTAACCACTGAGATGAACCATTCACACATAGTATATGTTTATCTTGAAACATATTATTTACATGTAATAGATTTTTAAAATACCAACAATACTAATTTTAAACGGGAACAGTTCATATATTGCAGAAAATTGGAGCTTTATGTACCTTAATATGAATGTTCATACATTTGAAATGTTTCATATCCTCTTCTAAAATTTTCCTGAATATGACAAAAATATTTATACTTTCAATAGTAGAAATATTTAACAACATAGTTCTAAATTTAAAAATAGTTGTTCATGCACATCTAAATATATGCCCTTGCTACTTTTAAGGAAATGTTTGTGTATTACAAAATTATTAATATGATTTGTGGATGCACTTTTCCCACAAATTGGACACAAACTAGGTGTGGGGGCTTTGCGGGAGTCCGGACAGCAGTCAGGTAGGACTCCGACACCCCCGACCCACTGAATCCCCCCTCTTGGTCCCATTTTCTTCCGATCCGCCCCTTCTACCTCTTGCTTTGCATCCTCGGCCTCTTCCTCCGACGCCGTAGCTGCACCTCTTCGGCCGCCACACAGGCATTGCCGGACCTCCGCAACCAGCACCGACGCACCCGCTCATCTTTTACGACAGTGTAGTCCACCCAGGACTCGTCCATAGCAAGGTACACTCTTCCTCCCCTATGGACTACGTCCATGGGGGACATTACACCCGGCAGGTGTTCGGTCAAATGTCATTGAGCTAATTTTCGAATGGCATGTCGTTATTTTAGAGTACGAAGGATCTCAAGGTACTCGAGCATGGAAAATGAGGGTTGTGCAATGCATGGTTGGCCATATGAACGGATTTCCTAGGCATGCACGGAATGGGGCTCTTCTGGCGGCGCGTGCATGATTCGTTTCACGTGTGAAAGCACATTGTGCCCTACTATATGCACATCATCCAACAACGAAATATGAGGTCATTATTGTATCCATGGTACGCCATCCAGACCACCGTCATCAAGTCTTGTGACACGGTTGCTTTGCTGGGGGCAATTTGGCCATTGCGCGCGGCAGGGGAAAAGATCGTAAGCTTTACTTCTTGCTCAACTTGTCGATTGAATTATTCATTCACTGGTTGTTGCTCTACATGTTGTGTAATCCATACGTGTTGCCATGATGTACCATAGGACAGACGGATGACCATTATTTAGGTACATACCCTGTTAGATGAAGCTGGGGCAGTAGGTGTGGGATGACATGATTCGTTCATGAAAAACTTGTTCATCATCTGGTTAATCTAGTTCAATTTTAACTATTGTTGTACTAGACTTATTTGCGTGTGATGTATGAATGATTTGTACTATTTTACATCCGAACTTTGATGAATTCCGTCGGCTTTGCATGAATTTCGTTCGGTCTATTGAAATGCGGTTTGAATTGTATGCGGGCAGCATTGGATGGCTGCCCCCCTCATCCGTGTCTACGAACTAACCCCCCTGTCTACGAAAGGATGCCGAAGCAAATTTACGGGtcagcgttggagatgccctaagagCGTTTACATCACTACTTttgtgatctaaatgctcttatattttattttatttgcagagaaagtagaagagaagagaagagtcgcTCTGTCCTCAGATTTTAGCCACGTCCTCTAGTTATTGTTGATCAATCTAGCACCAGGAGACAGTGAACATCTAATCGATGTCTATAGTGCAGCTGTGCTATATCATCTTTTCTGGCGAAGTTTTGATGGTGAAAATGGCGTCACACAAAATAGAAGTCTCATATAATCGTCTTGGTGTGACTGTCGTGGTTGATCGGTTGACACACGTTCTGGTCGCACAGATTGTCAGCTGTAGATATGACACGGAGGAGTTTTTAATGCCTTTGTTTCTTCTCGTAATTTCGCTGTAACTTCGGCACAGGCGGGCGTTAATTCCTATATATCGTGCGACTTTTCCATAGGCACAAGTCTTGTTTCGTTCTTATCAATTGTTCTGTCTGGAGCGTTCGGCTGAAAGAGGAAAACATAAAATAAGGGAGATGCCATTCACAAGGATGAGAAGATGCCATGAGCTCACGCCAACACTCTACAAAGGAGAATTGAGCATGCTTATGCTTGCAATCGAACCCTATGTGTATATATACGGCAGCGCACCCTGATCGTATTGTGTACTACGACGATACAGCTTGCATAGaggagcaatggcttcatcagcAACTCCCTCTGTGCACTTTTACCTGCTGATtctgcttgttgttcttcttgctCCTCGTCTCGGCGGCTCCTCCCAGTACACAGGCTACATCCGTGGTGGGAAGCATTTCATTCTCGGTTCATCCGGCGCACAACGTCCACCACCACCGACGTCCTGCTCTACCATTTCTTTATTTGGTGAATACCTTGACTGCGTGAATCCCATATGGTCTTTAACTAGACTTTAGTACTCCATACTAAATATGAAATGAAACTTTGCATGTATTGCACGTCATTATGCATAATATATAGGAGTATTACATTTCTTCATGCCTAGACAGTATAACATTTTTATGTTCCCCGGTGTTGACTAACTTGTCTATATTTTAGGTGGCGGCGGTGGAATAGCAAGACCAGATGGTTCATTTATTTCTTCCGGTAAGGACAAGAGAATGTATAACATTCTTCAAATGGATTTTTCTCTCAAACTGCTTCTCAATTTTACGACATGTCTAGCTCCATGATCAACTTTGTTTCAACTTCTTTTTCTCCTTCAAAGTTGCCACCTAATATATTCTGAAGTTGTCAGGCATGGTCACAAAAGTTACCACATGGCAACTTTGATATCATCACAACTGCAACTTCAATAATCTTGGGACGATAACTTCAGAGCTCGGAAAAAAGTTCTTTTTGAAAACAAGTTGACTTCCTTGGTTAACTTAGTCTTGCTATTACCCCGCAAAAAAACTTAGTCTTGCTATTTATCATTGATTTGTGGTGCAGACCCTGGCAGCTTGGGACATTATTTTTACATCTGGCTTTTTTGACGTCTTCAATCTAAAATAAGACATGTCAACTAACATATGTATATTTCTCCAGGAGATGGCGGGGGAATAGCAACAAAGTTGCCCGTACTCCATCGACTGAGCCCATGCTCTCCCCTCAACACGTCTACGCTCGCTCTACGTGGCTTTCTCCGACGCAGTGGCAGCCTAGGTCGTCCACACTCACGGCTACTTAACTCCGGTGCGACCATCCCAACCACTGGCATTCCCTCCCCGACTCTCCCGGGCGCTTCCGAGTTCCACGTAGTCGTCGGCTACGGCACTCCGGCGCAGAAGCTCGCCGTGTCATTTGATACCACACTGGGAACCACGTTTATCCAGTGCAAGACGCGTGTCGATGATGCCATCGACAAGGCATTCCATCCTTCTCAGTCTTCCTCCATTGTCCAAGTCCCATGCGGCTCGCCGGAGTGCCCGTTGAAGTCCTGCTCCGGACCTAGCTGCACGGTCATCGGGAGCAAGAATGGCTCCATGGTTTTCAATGCCACCGCCGTGATGGACACACTCACACTCGCGCAAGCGACACAGGAGAACATCAGGGCCATATGCTTGGAGATGGGCAGCGAAACATCTAAGAGCTTATC from Triticum urartu cultivar G1812 chromosome 3, Tu2.1, whole genome shotgun sequence encodes:
- the LOC125547716 gene encoding aspartyl protease family protein At5g10770-like; its protein translation is MISSVHLLRLLLLLLLLLAPVMLTFEFDAGISTQARYAAYKAQHAPPPNSLPVTRRPRSPLVTLPGTSESEYHVVVGYGTPAQNLTVGFDAGAGGATLLHCNCKPGAFDPSRSSSVAHVPCGSPDCPLEACSGPSCASTTVAKNGAVISSVTVVTDTLTFSRSTPTTVDNFRANCMEMGGRTAGRSSGLLDLGRDSHSLPSRAPSSPDTAAFSYCLPTWTGARGFLSIGAPLPGPERKVSYTPLRSNAALPNSYFVRLAGLSLGTGRPVIPVPAGDALMALRTTFTYLMPETYAALRDQFKEQMAQYPVAPPMGFLDTCYNFTGLRKIDVPHVTLTFDSDASLELGIRQMMYFEDRDHVFSAGCLAFAAPPWAVYPPGVAAVIGTLAQETTEVVYDVRADMVGFVPDRCGQ